GCTTCGCCGCCAGGACGGTGAGCAGCTGGAGGCGACGTCGCTCCCCGCCGGAGAGCAGCTCGACCGGGGCGAACTGCGCATCGGCGTCGAACCAGAAGCTCTCGAGGAGGCGGGCGTCGGTCCAGTCCGGGTCGCGGTGCGGGCCGGCGACGACCTCTCGGACGCGCGCCTGGGGATCGAGCTCGCGCGTCATCTGGTCGTAGTAGCCGAGCGCGACGGTGGTGCCGGTGTCCACGGCCCCCTCGGCGGGGATCGTGCGACCGGCGACGATGTCGAGCAGCGTCGACTTGCCGGTGCCGTTGACGCCGACGATGCCGAGCCGCTCGCGCCGGTCGAGCGCCAGGTCGACGCCCCGGAACAGCCACGGGCCGTCGCCGAACCGGTGCCCGACCCCGTGGAGGTCGACGACCTTGTCGCCGAGCCGTGGCGTGCCGAGGTGGAGGTCGAGAGCGCCCGCGCGCGCCGCGACCTCCGGGCGGCCCTCGACGAGGGCGGTGGCGGCCTCGATCCGCGCCTTGGGCTTGCGGGTCCGGGCTGGCGCGCCGCGGCGGAGCCAGGCCAGCTCGGAGCGGGCGAGGTTGCGACGGACCGACTCGGCCTGGGCGGCGCGCTCCTCCCGCTCGGCCCGCGCCTCGAGGTAGCTGGCGTAGCCGCCCTCGTGCACGTGCGATCGACCCCGGTCGAGCTCGAGGATCCGTGTCGTCGCCCGGTCGAGCAGGTGCCGGTCGTGGGTGACGAGCACCAGCCCGCCGGTGAAGGCGGCGAGACGGTCCTCGAGCCAGGCGATGCCGTCGATGTCGAGGTGGTTCGTCGGCTCGTCGAGCACGAGCAGGTCGCACTCCGCCACCAGGGTCCGGGCCAGCGCGACGCGCTTGCGCTGCCCACCCGAGAGCACGGCGATGTCCCGGTCGGCGTGCGGGCCCATCCCCAGCCGGTCGAGGACCGCCGCCGCCTCCCACGACTCCCCCACGGCCTCCAGCGCGGTGCCGTCGGGCAGCGCGGCCTCCTGGTCCAGCATCGCCACGCGCACGCCACGTCCCCGCCGCACGACACCCGACTCGGGCTCGGTCGCACCGGCGAGGACCCGCAGCAGCGTCGACTTGCCCGTCCCGTTCAGACCGACGATGCCGAGCCGATCACCTTCGGCGACCGTGACCGACACGTCCTCGAAGAGGGCACGGCCGGGACGGCTCATCGAGACGCGGTCGCAGTCCACGAGGATCACGCACGGGAGGGTACGCACCTGCGGAGCCCGTCCGGTCCACGGCAGCTCCACGTCACCTCGGTACGCTCGCTCGGCCATGGATCGTCCCCGCCGGCTGGCGCCGGAGCCCCTCGACGTCGACGGACCGCGCCGTCGCCCACGCACGTTCCCCACCCTGTCGGTGCGTCCGGGGATGGTCGTCGAGCACCGCCCGAGCGGCGTGACGGGTGCCGTCGTGTCCCTCGCCCACGGCGGGTTGACCCTGCGGGACCGGCACGGGCGCGACCACCTCGTGCGCATGGCCCCGGGCGCCTTCCTCGTCGACGGGCGGCCCGTGACCCTGGTCGTCGAGCGCGCTGCGCCCGCCGATCGGACGGCCGCCGTCACGGCGTCGGGCTCGATCGCCGTCGAGGGCGCGCCCGCCCGCATCGCGCGGGCGTCGCGCATCCTCGTCGAGGGGATCCACGACGCCGAGCTCGTCGAGAAGGTGTGGGGCGACGACCTGCGCATCGAGGGGGTCGTCGTCGAGCGCCTCGACGGGATGGACGACCTGATGGCGGTCGTGCGGACGTTCGGCCCCCGCCCGGGTCGGCGCCTCGGCGTCCTGCTCGACCACCTGGTGCCCGGCTCGAAGGAGCAGCGCGCGGCCGACGCCGTCGACCACCCCGACGTGCTCGTCACCGGGCACCCCTACGTCGACGTGTGGCAGGCCGTGCGCCCCTCGGTCGTCGGGATCGACGCGTGGCCGGATGTGCCGAAGGGCGAGGTCTGGAAGGACGGCGTCTGCCGCCGGCTCGGGGTCGGCGACCCGAGCACGTTCTGGCGCCGGATCCTCGGATCCGTGAGCTCCTACCGCGACCTCGAGGCGCCGCTCGTCGGCGCGGTCGAGCAGCTCATCGACTTCGTCACCGCCGAGGCCTGACGGGCCTCAGCAGGTGGGCGGCTCGTCGGGGACCTCGAGGTCGATCAGGTAGCTGTCGACGAGCTCGTTCACGCAGGA
This portion of the Actinomarinicola tropica genome encodes:
- a CDS encoding ABC-F family ATP-binding cassette domain-containing protein → MILVDCDRVSMSRPGRALFEDVSVTVAEGDRLGIVGLNGTGKSTLLRVLAGATEPESGVVRRGRGVRVAMLDQEAALPDGTALEAVGESWEAAAVLDRLGMGPHADRDIAVLSGGQRKRVALARTLVAECDLLVLDEPTNHLDIDGIAWLEDRLAAFTGGLVLVTHDRHLLDRATTRILELDRGRSHVHEGGYASYLEARAEREERAAQAESVRRNLARSELAWLRRGAPARTRKPKARIEAATALVEGRPEVAARAGALDLHLGTPRLGDKVVDLHGVGHRFGDGPWLFRGVDLALDRRERLGIVGVNGTGKSTLLDIVAGRTIPAEGAVDTGTTVALGYYDQMTRELDPQARVREVVAGPHRDPDWTDARLLESFWFDADAQFAPVELLSGGERRRLQLLTVLAAKPNVLLLDEPTNDLDVDTLRVLEDFLDEWPGALLVVSHDRAFLERTVTDVVVLDGSGRAGRRPGGYAAWEEERRTARSGPKAAPKGRAATPARPSAQAERRASKSSLRNQMKSTEKELARLERRHAELTAAVAEVGSDHVELARLGAELSAVDEERRQVEERWLELGEELESQG
- a CDS encoding DUF3097 family protein, with product MDRPRRLAPEPLDVDGPRRRPRTFPTLSVRPGMVVEHRPSGVTGAVVSLAHGGLTLRDRHGRDHLVRMAPGAFLVDGRPVTLVVERAAPADRTAAVTASGSIAVEGAPARIARASRILVEGIHDAELVEKVWGDDLRIEGVVVERLDGMDDLMAVVRTFGPRPGRRLGVLLDHLVPGSKEQRAADAVDHPDVLVTGHPYVDVWQAVRPSVVGIDAWPDVPKGEVWKDGVCRRLGVGDPSTFWRRILGSVSSYRDLEAPLVGAVEQLIDFVTAEA